In one Balaenoptera musculus isolate JJ_BM4_2016_0621 chromosome 20, mBalMus1.pri.v3, whole genome shotgun sequence genomic region, the following are encoded:
- the ALOX12 gene encoding polyunsaturated fatty acid lipoxygenase ALOX12 isoform X5, translating into MKVLRLRHQFKTLRATRRAPSSSRCDGASDTPRKCPEEGTREAVFGGLVNGGSTKEEEFEHDIPEDLGPLQFVKLRKHHSLVDNAWFCDHITVQGPVAFEEAAFPCYCWVQADSVLCLPEGTACLAGNNASDVFQKHREQELKERRQIYCWATWKEGLPLTMAAGCEDDLPANMRFHEEKRLDFEWTLKAGALGMVLKRVYTLLRSWNRVEDFDHIFWGQKSILAEKVRQRWQDDELFGYQFLNGANPMLLRRCTSLPSRLVLPSGMEELQAQLEKELQNSSLFEADFILLDGIPANVIQGEKQYLAAPLVMLKMDTSGKLLPMVIQIQPPSPSSPTPPLFLPSDPPLAWLLAKSWVRNSDFQLHQLQYHLLNTHMLAEVIAVATMRCLPGLHPVFKLLIPHIRYTIEINTRARTQLISDGGVFDKAVSTGGGGHVHLLHRALAQLTYCSLCPPNNLADRGLLGTPGALYAHDALQLWEITARYVEGIIHLFYSGDDVVRGDPELQAWCREITEVGLCQAQDRGFPISFQSQNQLCHFLTMCVFTCTAQHGAINQGQVWRAESPGP; encoded by the exons ATGAAGGTGCTGAGACTCAGACATCAATTCAAGACACTGCGGGCCACGCGCCGCGCTCCCTCTTCCTCCCGGTGCGATGGGGCGTCAGACACACCGCGCAAATGTCCGGAGGAGGGAACGAGGGAGGCTGTCTTTGGAGGCCTTGTCAACGGAGGCTCCACAAAG GAGGAGGAGTTTGAGCATGACATTCCCGAGGACTTGGGGCCACTGCAGTTCGTGAAGCTGCGCAAACACCACTCCCTGGTGGACAACGCGTGGTTCTGCGACCACATTACGGTGCAGGGCCCTGTAGCCTTCGAGGAGGCCGCCTTCCCGTGCTACTGCTGGGTGCAGGCCGACAGCGTGCTGTGCCTGCCCGAGGGCACCG CCTGCCTGGCAGGAAACAACGCATCGGACGTGTTCCAGAAACATCGAGAGCAGGAACTCAAAGAAAGACGTCAGATATACTG CTGGGCCACATGGAAGGAAGGGTTACCCCTGACAATGGCTGCGGGCTGTGAGGACGATCTACCTGCAAATATGAGATTCCACGAGGAGAAGAGGCTGGACTTTGAGTGGACACTGAAGGCAGG GGCTCTGGGGATGGTCCTCAAACGCGTTTACACCCTCCTGAGATCCTGGAACCGCGTGGAGGATTTTGATCACATCTTCTGGGGCCAGAAGAGTATCCTGGCTG AGAAGGTTCGCCAACGCTGGCAGGACGATGAATTGTTTGGCTACCAGTTCCTCAATGGTGCCAATCCCATGCTGCTGAGACGCTGCACCTCTCTGCCCTCCCGGCTAGTGCTGCCCTCGGGGATGGAGGAGCTACAGGCCCAGCTGGAGAAAGAACTCCAG AACAGTTCCCTGTTTGAGGCTGATTTCATTCTCCTGGATGGAATTCCAGCCAATGTGATCCAAGGAGAGAAGCAGTACCTGGCTGCCCCCCTCGTCATGCTGAAGATGGACACCAGTGGGAAGCTGCTACCCATGGTCATCCAG atccagcctcccagccccagctccccgACCCCACCACTGTTCCTGCCCTCAGATCCTCCACTTGCCTGGCTCCTGGCAAAGTCCTGGGTCCGAAATTCAGATTTCCAACTGCACCAGCTCCAATATCATCTGCTGAACACCCACATGCTGGCTGAGGTCATTGCTGTGGCCACCATGAGGTGCCTCCCAGGGCTGCACCCTGTCTTCAAG CTCCTGATCCCACACATCCGCTACACGATAGAAATCAACACCCGGGCACGGACCCAACTCATCTCAGATGGAGGTGTATTTGATAAG GCAGTGAGCACCGGTGGAGGGGGCCACGTGCACTTGCTCCACCGGGCCCTGGCTCAGCTGACCTACTGCTCCCTCTGTCCTCCCAACAATCTGGCTGACCGCGGCCTGCTGGGAACCCCGGGTGCTCTCTATGCCCACGACGCTTTACAACTCTGGGAGATCACTGCCCG GTACGTGGAGGGGATCATCCACCTTTTCTACAGCGGGGATGACGTCGTGAGAGGGGACCCTGAGCTGCAGGCCTGGTGTCGGGAGATCACTGAGGTGGGGCTGTGCCAGGCCCAGGACCGAG